From the genome of Neodiprion pinetum isolate iyNeoPine1 chromosome 3, iyNeoPine1.2, whole genome shotgun sequence, one region includes:
- the tefu gene encoding serine-protein kinase ATM isoform X2, which translates to MPRYEQAFHDVCSLASSSRVSDRKKCIVKLIELYDSAEAIEELDTNSKTQNGTATTWTAIMYSVHKVLLHEAERSMRVDDKPSGSTSKLSRAQENKESVQRIEVLNDAKSDPRNLSDDTFKLVNAVCQQVGPESRMALCEFGEIVMRSAIDLNGSCAKYDWMLLVVRAHHPGSVTQNHNAAYACNWDTWNNILRAIYCMVINNLALEFVTDSFIQLACEVSWQLKDDSTSIDSDISINESIFLPQPPKRRRTVIGVQGMIDVLITTPLNESKYSVQILSTLITEYSECVKESNFLPLLEFLNTSLNACTDTDVMFQLWQLGIVMVEFEKKLSTDLIKNTEIQAIWLKIWNTTLRSVSKKENDDQVHKLLQSLLVNKKVIDTNDLLNLYLKDTVTWSKSSIHSLLVFCQHNILQLSAEPPVHENNLMLHNDVPVKVRLLQWVLAIPQSKWNVEFPIEDVCELLVGLTLKSWHNVIEVNVSNVSQSRLGMNNESLSNHFLPRKSARDSLTSMERVHLLTAFESNLCDETNINSFPQSKALRNNVLYVKTNCDILVNDLVTKNTLISESKFVNILILQTAVVAKVFSNFCQLNIAQESMKVSFGIIIKNSLQEISLSIEEMIKSKRKLRGKSLIDILAALYVLYNTPYHTDIIDILRSSTESNMLKNILSLTDIERLRNMNDESKMDDCNTSIGYIQNMNDLSERHRLIRKSDEFQKTDSLSEANIIRMKACTVCASFCCMVNSDGMTQRQENLQVTLLQSDNYDLTQIYDLKMALQVLKSLTSCQSASLSGKMIQSSLKLLQQLCIIWHKDNEAATSILKILSKLLFHMSSTGTVVQRQNSLRILHKFHDFLQNKNNYGPSTYVTFIHCLEMIAKIDTTFEWAKWHTNADRPVVEDILMYIQSPFHVVRLQAIKCLQILFASCDVNLEWLKGFFCNLKTVVDSLFVVQGELKAKVKEDERTNRVASALHMMGIVISSSAIFRSEALLTTFRLTVDKTVNSNITQKMLASISATLQMKESSSLVEKHLNYLLTHWLENGCSLKKFPLHLAHCSSDHEFYQKHMDIIVPIVTQKCSLKEAYNLCNQFGMAFNKVVENCFPRLIAWLLPCISADPVTPSASISVLDIRRATDVFNQFYNNENEFRTVQKMSVLLENNLKSVILDMIKRLHDEDHFMEFLTVSIKFSSNDPPHFKHEDIMRSFRYLDENMMRPGHSLLHLLATEKQHVIEAVLLDLKCSIYNVNTIEDKSKALHHYMYFSMMLVQQIDRNYFDQISAYIIRDICYTLINLTQENLRCIRQASCGYLYHVLKYILPTRHTEIEPILRSIVTSMIPIVKTNETRHASNILTFLIVEQNHLLGEAIGRLDSFPMDEVFQVLRDIHFKLKYKSWQKHSLENEIRHFLNTRSENTGDYSIAELENLLEQLETRKIELKEIYQSLGSVQRFSEDCAVSILHQLICALVKLTSSSDPDISLRAAKCLGELGPAHLSTMILQPESDHKELLADPMLACTYRMLVLLSSFLIHTDVLLLTATSEALYKIMASYWGEKICVEKSFNNLKLQFEVTKELLRIEYIRPFVAKPSQVKEIYTIDQINFINCIDQDQKLWFSKSKRSHNDWISDITCEILNCFSNSYLKHLIPVCRANVFFCEKILPWIIHLILHIEKELCTGICDYINRFFDLHFMNTNESKNKSSPSDMHYNICLNQQSVQCMLNVVDYVRSQSVDNYQFPLNYLHVAKAAQYCSAYFTSVLYAELWCEKLLKECPVIDYSTPIDYISDIESENGNVLQEILREACIKIGDPDAIYGCGRSYFQNASAKIEHYVQLRKWNKVLLAYDIEVSLGNKKATKGLLDALQHSGLQYLLGAFVKTIDRSDEEIDSNCRYECAWRLSDWSISTSQQMINLQQENCISLQASGNNNYPLFHYRALKSFHELDTDGLKTSINNGRVSIINTLRNISLESCKTIYPALSQLQMLREIEEIYFAKINDYSLMIEKWRTQDSMGVNDFEYIEPILSQRIVLLQSNEKSKNEVIKNALVDTYFRLNQLSKKHGYFQTSARVLGSLAKQVELSAEVKTNLEYEEAVLAWMSGDQELGRHLLHNLLLNETLSLSMQAQAFAQYGNWMAETKSENPQRVIDKYYLTSLKYSEQIKNPTERDKKNVLDTQAALAQFADVQYQRILSYMKSPQFESFKECVAYSEMTAETLSKHPKDVDERRAANFNKIQTSNDMAELENIEKEKNMYLLFALKYYILTLQQGEDHNLLVFRLVSLWLDNTHNKESSDLLEAYLNKLQSYKFVLLVPQLAPHMTNSGDVFSNQIYDLLRRCAIEHPHHTLPVLLALMNSHKDHEFQKGKKRQKISPEPRVLAAQKLIENLMSTNINPIIQEMQKLAHSLIMLANLETAKSNSQKFPVPNHSHSVQQIEKFKYTLIPTLSIDIKPNKIYDRIVSIEKYANEFELVGGINAPKKITCLGTDGIRRNQLVKGRDDLRQDAVMQQVFTVMNMLLKTSKEANKRRLNVRTYKVVPLTRRCGILEWCNNTLPLSAILEGSPGYLGLHKKYYPNDYTTRQCRMKMEAVFKKSNQEKLRVYIDCCKHLHPVFHYFFLESFSSPETWFERRLAYVHSVATTSMIGYILGLGDRHVNNILMDKLTAEVIHIDFGIAFEQGKVLPTPETVPFRLTRDIEAAMGVSGVEGVLRRSCEETIIVLRHHKEIIITLLQVLLYDPLFSWAITPAKAYSLQKGEQEGSSEQPKAAGEINKLAERALLRLEQKLQGTEEGSASSVVGQVERLIQEAHDPTNLSRLYHGWQPYL; encoded by the exons AAATgcattgtaaaattaatagaGCTGTATGACAGTGCCGAAGCTATAGAGGAACTTGATACAAATTCAAAGACTCAGAATGGAACAGCAACTACTTGGACTGCAATTATGTACTCTGTACATAAAGTATTGTTACAT GAAGCAGAGAGATCAATGCGAGTGGACGATAAACCATCAGGTTCCACATCTAAACTATCACGAGCACAGGAAAACAAGGAGTCCGTTCAGCGAA TCGAAGTCCTCAATGATGCAAAGTCTGACCCAAGGAATCTTTCCGATGACACATTCAAACTAGTAAATGCTGTATGTCAACAAGTTGGTCCAGAAAGTAGAATGGCTCTTTGTGAGTTTGGAGAAATTGTTATGCGTTCTGCAATCGATTTGAATGGTAGCTGTGCTAAATATGACTGGATGCTGCTAGTAGTTCGAGCTCACCACCCTGGAAGTGTAACGCAAAATCATAACGCAGCCTATGCTTGCAATTGGGATACATGGAATAATATATTGCGTGCAATTTATTGCATGGTTATAAACAATCTCGCATTAGAGTTTGTAACAGACAGCTTTATTCAACTCGCTTGTGAAG TTTCATGGCAACTGAAAGATGATTCAACGTCCATTGACAGTGACATTTCAATAAatgaaagtatttttttgCCGCAACCACCGAAACGCAGGCGAACTGTCATTGGTGTTCAAGGAATGATCGATGTTCTTATAACTACCCCACTTAATGAATCTAAATACTCGGTACAAATTTTGAGCACCTTGATAACAGAGTATTCTGAATGTGTGAAAGAAAGTAATTTCCTTCCATTACTCGAATTTCTGAATACATCACTGAATGCATGCACAGATACCGATGTCATGTTCCAACTATGGCAATTGGGTATAGTTATggtagaatttgaaaaaaaactttcgactgacttgataaaaaatactgaaattcaagCAATATGGCTCAAGATATGGAACACTACTCTCAG GTCAGTAAGCAAAAAAGAGAACGACGACCAAGTTCATAAACTGTTGCAGTCTCTTCTGGTAAACAAGAAAGTAATTGATACCAATGACCTTTTGAACTTATACCTGAAAGACACAGTCACATGGTCAAAGTCCAGTATTCATAGTCTGTTGGTTTTTTGTCAGCATAATATATTACAGCTTTCTGCAGAACCACCTGTACATGAGAATAATTTGATGCTACATAATGATGTACCAGTAAAAGTACGCCTTTTACAATGGGTTTTAGCCATCCCTCAAAGTAAATGGAATGTTGAGTTTCCTATTGAAGATGTTTGCGAGCTGTTGGTTGGTTTGACATTGAAATCTTGGCACAATGTTATTGAAGTTAACGTATCAAACGTTTCTCAATCAAGGCTTGGGATGAATAACGAATCCCTATCAAATCATTTCTTGCCACGTAAAAGTGCACGAGACAGTCTTACAAGTATGGAGCGCGTACACTTGTTGACAGCATTTGAAAGTAACTTGTGTGACGAAACCAACATCAACAGTTTTCCACAAAGCAAAGCATTGAGAAACAACGTTTTGTATGTTAAAACCAATTGTGATATACTTGTCAATGACTTGGTAACGAAAAATACTCTAATCAGTGAGtcgaaatttgtaaatattctcATATTACAGACAGCAGTCGTTGCTAAGGTGTTTTCGAACTTTTGCCAGTTGAATATCGCACAAGAAAGTATGAAAGTATCATTTGGCATTATAATCAAGAATTCGTTGCAAGAAATATCGCTGTCGATCGAAGAAATGATAAAATCTAAGAGGAAGCTCAGGGGAAAATCTCTTATAGACATATTGGCAGCTCTATATGTGTTGTACAACACACCGTATCACACTGACATAATTGATATTCTTCGGTCATCCACGGAATCTAATATgctgaaaaacattttatcACTGACCGATATCGAAAGACTGCGAAATATGAATGATGAATCCAAAATGGATGATTGCAACACAAGTATTGGTTATATACAAAATATGAATGATTTATCGGAAAGGCATAGACTTATAAGAAAAAGCGATGAGTTTCAGAAAACTGATTCTCTGTCAGAAGCTAATATTATAAGAATGAAAGCCTGTACAGTATGTGCATCATTTTGCTGTATGGTTAACAGCGATGGTATGACTCAAAGACAGGAAAATTTGCAGGTAACTCTTCTACAGTCAGACAATTATGATCTGACGCAAATATATGACTTGAAAATGGCTCTTCAAGTCTTGAAGTCATTGACGTCTTGTCAGTCGGCATCACTTTCtggaaaaatgattcaaagtTCGTTGAAACTTTTACAGCAGTTATGTATAATTTGGCATAAGGATAACGAGGCTGCCACTagtattttaaaaatcttatCTAAACTGCTTTTCCACATGAGTTCTACAGGTACTGTTGTACAACGCCAAAACTCACTGCGGATTTTACACAAATTCCATgattttctacaaaataaaaataactacGGTCCATCAACATATGTTACGTTCATTCACTGTCTTGAAAtgattgcaaaaattgataccaCTTTCGAGTGGGCTAAATGGCACACTAATGCAGATAGACCTGTTGTAGAAGATATTTTAATGTATATTCAAAGTCCGTTTCATGTTGTTCGTCTTCAGGCCATAAAGTGTTTGCAAATATTATTTGCTTCATGTGATGTGAATCTTGAATGGCTGAAAGGATTTTTTTGCAATCTGAAGACCGTGGTCGACAGTTTGTTCGTTGTTCAAGGGGAACTCAAAGCAAAAGTAAAAGAAGACGAAAGAACGAATCGCGTCGCAAGTGCTCTACATATGATGGGTATTGTGATTTCTTCCAGTGCTATATTTCGCAGCGAAGCGTTGCTAACCACGTTTCGACTGACTGTAGACAAAACCGTCAACTCCAACATTACACAGAAGATGTTAGCTAGCATCAGTGCGACTTTACAAATGAAAGAATCATCTTCCCTAgttgaaaaacatttgaacTACCTTCTAACACATTGGCTGGAAAATGGGtgttctttaaaaaaatttcctttacATCTAGCTCATTGCTCATCCGATCacgaattttatcaaaagCATATGGATATCATCGTACCGATAGTCACTCAAAAATGCAGCTTGAAAGAGGCATACAATCTATGCAATCAATTTGGTATGGCATTTAACAAAGTTGTTGAGAATTGTTTTCCACGTCTCATCGCCTGGCTGTTACCATGCATTTCTGCAGACCCAGTTACACCATCTGCTAGCATTAGTGTTCTCGATATCCGACGAGCAACTGAtgttttcaatcaattttacaacaatgAAAACGAATTTCGAACAGTTCAAAAAATGTCTGTGTTACTTGAAAACAATCTAAAAAGCGTTATACTTGACATGATCAAACGTTTACACGATGAAGATCATTTCATGGAGTTTTTAACAGTctcaattaaattttcgtcCAATGATCCACCACATTTCAAGCATGAAGATATTATGCGCAGTTTCAGGTATTTAGATGAGAATATGATGAGACCTGGTCATTCCTTGCTTCACCTCCTCGCCACAGAAAAGCAACATGTAATAGAAGCAGTATTATTGGATTTAAAATGCAGTATTTACAATGTAAATACGATTGAGGATAAATCAAAGGCACTCCATCATtacatgtatttttcaatgatgCTAGTACAGCAAATAGATCGCAATTATTTTGATCAGATCTCGGCGTACATTATCAGAGATATTTGTTACACCTTGATTAATCTCACACAGGAAAATTTAAGGTGTATTCGTCAAGCATCTTGTGGTTACCTTTACCATGTGCTCAAGTACATTTTACCTACGAGGCACACTGAAATTGAACCGATCTTGAGGTCGATAGTGACGAGTATGATACCAATTGTAAAAACTAATGAAACAAGACATGCTTCCAACATATTGACCTTCCTTATTGTGGAACAAAATCACTTACTTGGAGAAGCGATTGGAAGATTAGATTCGTTTCCCATGGATGAAGTTTTTCAAGTATTGCGAGATAtacatttcaaattgaaatataaaagcTGGCAAAAGCACAGCTTGGAGAACGAAATTCGACACTTTTTAAATACACGAAGTGAAAACACGGGGGACTACAGTATTGCAGAACTTGAAAACTTACTGGAGCAGTTGGAGACGCgaaaaatagaattaaaagaaatttatcaGAGCCTTGGGTCTGTTCAAAGATTTTCTGAAGATTGTGCTGTTAGTATATTGCATCAATTAATTTGTGCATTAGTGAAATTGACTTCGTCTTCTGATCCCGATATCTCGCTCAGGGCTGCAAAATGCTTAGGCGAGTTGGGGCCTGCCCATTTATCAACAATGATCTTACAACCAGAAAGTGATCACAAAGAGTTACTCGCAGACCCGATGCTCGCATGTACTTACAGAATGCTTGTTCTCTTATCAAGCTTCTTGATCCACACCGACGTATTGCTTCTCACTGCCACATCTGAAGCCTTATACAAGATCATGGCTTCTTACTGGggagaaaaaatatgtgtcgaaaaaagtttcaataaCTTAAAACTACAGTTTGAAGTTACTAAGGAATTGCTGCGAATTGAATACATCAGACCATTCGTTGCTAAACCCAGTcaagtaaaagaaatttatacaattgatcagataaatttcatcaattgcATCGATCAGGACCAAAAATTGTGGTTCAGTAAATCGAAGCGTTCTCATAATGATTGGATATCAGACATCACATGTGAAATACTGAACTGTTTCAGTAACTCTTACTTGAAACATTTGATACCAGTTTGTAGAGCTAATGTAttcttttgtgaaaaaatattaccatGGATAATTCATTTGATATTGCATATAGAAAAAGAATTGTGCACTGGAATATGCGACTACATCAATCGGTTCTTTGATCTTCACTTTATGAATACCAATGAGTCGAAAAACAAATCATCCCCTAGTGACATGCACTATAATATCTGTTTGAATCAGCAATCAGTTCAGTGCATGTTGAATGTAGTTGATTACGTAAGATCACAGTCGGTGGACAATTATCAATTTCCATTAAATTACTTACATGTAGCAAAAGCTGCTCAGTACTGTTCAGCATATTTTACATCCGTGCTCTATGCTGAATTGTGGTGTGAAAAATTACTGAAAGAATGTCCAGTGATTGATTATTCAACGCCCATCGATTACATTTCTGACATTGAATCTGAAAATGGGAATGTGTTGCAAGAGATTCTGAGAGAAGcgtgtataaaaattggaGATCCAGATGCTATTTATGGATGTGGCAggtcatattttcaaaatgcttCAGCCAAAATAGAACATTACGTTCAGCTTCGGAAATGGAACAAAGTACTTCTTGCATATGATATAGAAGTATCGCTGGGCAACAAAAAAGCAACCAAAG GTTTACTTGATGCACTGCAGCATTCTGGGCTACAATATCTCTTAGGTGCCTTTGTGAAAACCATTGACAGGAGCGATGAAGAAATAGATAGCAATTGTCGATATGAGTGTGCCTGGCGATTGTCAGATTGGAGTATATCCACATCCCAACAAATGATAAATCTGCAACAAGAGAACTGCATTAGCCTTCAAGCTTCTGGCAATAATAACTATCCCTTATTTCATTATCGCGCACTTAAATCATTTCATGAACTTGACACAGACGGCCTCAAAACTTCTATAAATAATGGACGCGTTAGCATTATTAACACATTGCGGAACATCAGTTTGG aaagttGTAAGACGATCTACCCTGCTTTATCTCAACTTCAAATGCTGcgtgaaattgaagaaatatacTTTGCAAAGATTAATGATTATAgtttaatgattgaaaaatggcGCACGCAAGATTCTATGGGAGTTaatgattttgaatatattgaACCGATTTTATCACAACGAATAGTTTTGTTACAATCTaatgaaaaaagcaaaaacgaAGTTATCAAAAATGCTCTTGTTGATACATATTTTCGATTGAATCAGTTATCTAAGAAGCatggatattttcaaacatctGCCCGAGTCTTAG GCAGTTTGGCGAAACAGGTTGAATTATCTGCCGAAGTAAAAACTAATTTGGAATATGAAGAAGCGGTTTTGGCATGGATGAGTGGGGACCAAGAACTTGGCCGTCATCTTCTTCATAATTTGTTACTCAATGAGACCTTGAGTCTAAGTATGCAAGCACAGGCATTTGCACAATATGGAAATTGGATGGCTGAAACCAAATCAGAAAATCCGCAA AGGGTTATTGACAAGTACTATTTGACATCTCTGAAGTACAGTGAGCAGATAAAAAACCCAACagagagagacaaaaaaaatgtgttagATACACAAGCTGCTTTGGCACAATTTGCTGACGTTCAATACCAGCGAATATTATCTTACATGAAATCACCACAATTTGAAAGCTTTAAGGAGTGTGTGGCTTACTCAGAAATGACAGCTGAAACTTTGTCCAAGCATCCAAAAGATGTCGACGAGAGGCGAGCTgctaatttcaataaaattcaaaccaGTAACGATATGGCAGagttggaaaatattgaaaaagagaaaaatatgtaCTTGCTGTTTGCATTGAA GTATTATATATTGACATTGCAGCAAGGGGAGGATCACAACTTGTTGGTGTTTCGACTAGTATCTTTATGGCTTGACAATACTCATAATAAAGAATCCAGCGATTTGCTAGAAGCATATCTCAACAAACTTCAATCTTACAAATTTGTCTTACTTGTGCCACAACTAGCCCCACACATGACAAACTCTGGTGATGTATTTTCTAACCAGATTTATGATTTATTACGAAGATGTGCTATCGAACATCCGCATCATACGTTGCCAGTACTGTTGGCGCTAATGAATTCGCATAAAGATCATGAATTccaaaaaggtaaaaaaaggCAGAAGATCAGCCCTGAGCCGCGGGTTCTAGCTGCACAAAAACTGATTGAAAATCTCATGTCTACCAATATCAATCCTATTATACAAGAAATGCAGAAATTGGCACATTCCTTGATCATGTTAGCAAACTTGGAAACCGCAAAAAGTAACTCCCAAA AATTTCCAGTGCCGAACCACTCTCATTCAGTTcaacaaattgaaaagttcaaaTATACTCTAATACCAACATTATCGATTGATATAAAAccaaacaaaatttacgatcGAATTGTGagcattgaaaaatatgcgaatgaGTTTGAACTTGTTGGAGGTATTAATGCTCCCAAGAAAATTACCTGCCTGGGGACTGATGGTATTAGGAGGAATCAGTTAGTTAAG ggaAGAGATGATTTAAGGCAGGATGCAGTTATGCAACAAGTATTTACCGTTATGAATATGCTTCTCAAAACCAGCAAAGAGGCCAACAAGCGTAGACTGAATGTCCGTACTTATAAG GTGGTACCTCTTACTCGAAGATGCGGTATTTTGGAATGGTGCAATAATACGTTGCCTCTCAGTGCGATTCTTGAGGGATCTCCCGGGTATTTGGGACTTCATAAAAAATACTATCCGAATGATTATACAACAAGGCAATGCAGAATGAAAATGGAG GCAGTCTTCAAGAAATCAAACCAAGAAAAACTTAGGGTATATATAGATTGTTGTAAACATCTTCATCCAGTTTTCCATTACTTCTTCTTGGAGAGTTTCTCATCCCCAGAGACTTGGTTTGAGCGAAGATTAGCCTATGTGCACAG TGTGGCAACGACTTCAATGATAGGGTACATCTTGGGGCTTGGCGACCGGCACGTGAACAATATCCTGATGGACAAATTGACAGCTGAAGTAATTCATATCGACTTCG GTATTGCATTTGAGCAAGGTAAAGTGTTGCCGACTCCAGAGACCGTTCCATTTAGATTGACCAGAGATATCGAGGCTGCGATGGGTGTGTCAGGGGTAGAAGGTGTTCTGAGGAGAAGTTGCGAGGAGACTATAATCGTGCTCCGACATCATAAAGAAATCATTATAACACTCCTACAAGTGCTTCTTTATGATCCCCTCTTTTCATGGGCCATAACTCCCGCTAAGGCTTACAGTCTTCAAAAAGGCGAACAAGAAGGTTCCTCGGAACAACCAAAAG CTGCTGgagaaataaacaaacttGCAGAGAGAGCACTCTTACGATTAGAGCAGAAACTGCAGGGGACAGAAGAGGGTTCGGCATCCAGTGTTGTTGGGCAGGTAGAGAGATTGATTCAAGAGGCCCACGATCCAACTAATCTGTCTCGATTATACCATGGGTGGCAACCCTACCTATGA